The Clostridia bacterium genome has a window encoding:
- the mnmG gene encoding tRNA uridine-5-carboxymethylaminomethyl(34) synthesis enzyme MnmG, whose amino-acid sequence MKRVLERTPGLDVRQAEVVAIERAHTPASPVQGEVACRSERDGKTEGLSVSDKPQPASDAHNPSVSDGGAVLDSSPYTGEPGPASAPAWRVVTRLGAEYACRAVVIATGTYLAGRVFVGDVSYESGPDGMFAASSLSASLLALGVPLRRFKTGTPCRVHRASVATDEIEKQSGDEHPEPFSFETRTEPRNLADCYITYTNEKTHEIIRNNILRSAMYGGQITGVGPRYCPSIEDKISRFPDRQRHQLFIEPTGLDTEELYLQGMSTSLPEEVQIEMVRSVKGLERAVFTRTAYAIEYDCVDPTALTPTLEFRDLPGLYGAGQFNGTSGYEEAAAQGFVAGVNAALKLKGAEPLVLTRDGSYIGTLIDDLVTCGTNEPYRMMTSRSEYRLTLRQDNADERLTPVGRRIGLINDARWAAFNEKYSNIEKEEKRLKKAVLAPSEALNALLESLGTAPLTTGVKLAELLKRPEVDYESLAPFDETRPALRREEWEEAVIRIRYEGYIARQNAQIAEAKRAESTLLPPDIDYDDVYGLRIEARAKLKAIRPLSVGQASRIPGVNPADVEILLIYLKKNK is encoded by the coding sequence ATGAAGCGCGTTCTGGAGCGCACCCCCGGCCTCGACGTAAGGCAGGCCGAGGTAGTCGCGATAGAAAGAGCGCACACTCCTGCCTCCCCTGTGCAAGGGGAGGTGGCTTGCCGGAGCGAACGCGACGGCAAGACGGAAGGGTTGTCGGTTTCCGATAAGCCGCAACCTGCCTCCGACGCTCACAACCCCTCAGTCTCGGACGGCGGCGCCGTCCTCGACAGCTCCCCTTACACAGGGGAGCCGGGGCCCGCATCCGCGCCCGCGTGGCGCGTCGTGACGCGGCTCGGGGCGGAATACGCCTGCCGCGCCGTCGTGATCGCGACCGGCACCTACCTCGCGGGACGCGTCTTCGTCGGCGACGTCAGCTACGAAAGCGGCCCGGACGGCATGTTCGCGGCCTCTTCCCTGTCCGCGAGCCTGCTCGCGCTCGGCGTGCCGCTGCGCCGCTTCAAGACCGGCACCCCCTGCCGCGTGCACCGCGCCTCCGTCGCGACGGACGAGATCGAGAAGCAGTCCGGCGACGAACACCCGGAGCCCTTCTCCTTCGAAACGCGCACGGAGCCGCGCAACCTCGCGGACTGCTATATCACTTATACCAATGAAAAAACGCACGAAATCATACGGAATAACATACTTCGCTCGGCGATGTACGGCGGGCAGATAACCGGCGTCGGACCGCGCTACTGCCCCTCGATCGAGGACAAGATCAGCCGTTTCCCCGACCGTCAGCGGCATCAGCTTTTCATCGAGCCGACGGGGCTTGACACCGAGGAGCTATACCTTCAGGGCATGTCCACGTCGCTTCCCGAGGAGGTGCAGATCGAGATGGTGCGCTCGGTCAAAGGGCTCGAACGCGCCGTTTTCACCCGCACCGCCTACGCGATCGAATACGACTGCGTCGACCCGACCGCGCTCACGCCGACGCTGGAGTTCCGCGACCTGCCGGGACTTTACGGCGCGGGGCAGTTCAACGGCACGAGCGGCTACGAAGAGGCGGCGGCGCAGGGCTTCGTCGCCGGAGTCAACGCCGCGCTGAAGCTCAAGGGCGCCGAGCCGCTCGTTCTGACGCGCGACGGCTCCTACATCGGCACGCTGATAGACGACCTCGTCACCTGCGGCACGAACGAGCCGTACAGAATGATGACGAGCCGTTCGGAATACCGCCTGACGCTCCGCCAGGACAACGCCGACGAGCGCCTGACGCCCGTCGGACGCCGTATCGGGCTGATAAACGACGCTCGCTGGGCGGCTTTCAACGAGAAGTACTCCAACATAGAAAAAGAGGAAAAACGCCTGAAAAAGGCCGTTTTAGCGCCTTCAGAGGCGTTGAACGCGCTGCTTGAGTCGCTCGGCACGGCGCCGCTGACCACCGGCGTGAAGCTCGCGGAGCTGCTGAAGCGCCCCGAGGTGGACTACGAATCGCTCGCGCCGTTCGACGAAACGCGGCCGGCGCTGCGCCGCGAGGAGTGGGAGGAAGCGGTCATCCGCATCCGCTACGAGGGCTACATCGCGCGGCAGAACGCGCAGATCGCGGAGGCGAAACGCGCGGAAAGCACCCTTCTGCCGCCGGATATCGACTACGACGACGTCTACGGCCTGCGCATCGAGGCGCGCGCGAAGCTCAAGGCTATCCGTCCGCTCAGCGTCGGGCAGGCGTCGCGCATCCCCGGCGTCAACCCCGCTGACGTCGAGATACTGCTTATTTATTTGAAGAAAAACAAATAA